The window CCCGACGAGCGCCACTGGGCGATCGCCTCCAGGACGGCATCGTTGATCAGCGGCCACGGCTGCTCGACCGTGGCGAGCATCGTGCCGGCCTTCACCGCCGCGATGGCCTCGCTCGTGGCATCCACGCCCGTGACGGCGACGTCGGCGCCGGCTTCGGTGACGGCCTGCACGGCACCCAGAGCCGCGTCATCCCAGCCGACCCAGACGGCGTCGAGGCCGTCGGGGTTCGCCGACAGGTAGTCGGCGACGAGGGCCAGCGCCTCGGTGCGACCGGTGGCCGGCGACACGACCTGCTGGATCTCGCCACCGGCGAGCGTGGCGCCGCCGGCCTCGACCGCTTCGGCGGCGAGCGCGGCACGGGTGCGGATGCCGGCGTGCGGGTCGTGCCCGATCACCATGATGTTCTTGCCCTCGAGACCGCCGATGGCGTCGGAGATCGCGCCCATGGTCTGGTCGACGATGCCCTGCTGATCGGTGGTGATGTTCAGCGCGTAGGCGTCGGTGGGCTCGACGCCGGCGTCGATGGCGAACATCGGGATGCCGGCATCCTTCACCGCGGTCACGATCGAACCGATCGAGGCGACGTCGGTGTAGCCGTTGTACACGAGGTCGGCGCCCTGTCCGATCGCGCTCTCGACGGCGGGGTTCATCTTCTGGAAGTCGAAGTCGCCCTGCACCATGGTGAGCTCCCAGCCGAGCTCATCGGCCTGCTCCTCCACCGCCTTGACCCACCAGGCGCCGATGGGCGTCTGGTTGCCGGAGGTGAAGGCCACGACGCGCAGCGGCTCGTCGCCGCCGCCTCCGGCGTCACCTCCGCCTCCGCCCGAGCCGGATCCCCCGGCGCATCCGGCGAGCGCGAGGGCGCCGGCCACGGTGAGGACTGCGAATGCCCTGATTCTGTTACGCACTTCTCTACTCCTTTGTGATGGTTGCGTTTTTTCTCGGTGCCCCGGCGCGGGTGTCGCCGGGTGAGTGAGAACGCCTAGCGTTCTCGGTTCTTGAACGAGCTGAGGGTGACCGCGGCGATGATGATGATGCCGGTGACGACCTGCTGGACGTACGCGTTGACGCCCAGGATGTTCAGGCCGTTGCTCATGACGCCGATGATCGCGACGCCGACCATCGTTCCGACGATGTTGGCGGCGCCCGAGCGGACGATCGTCATGCCGAGGAAGACGGCGGCGACCGAGAACATGAGGTTGTCCTCGCCCTGGATGGCGCTGGCGCTTCCGAGCCGCGCAGCCAGGAGCACTCCGCCGATGGCGGCGACGAGGCCCGCCGCCGAGAAGGCCAGGAATCGTGCCCGCTTGACGTTCACGCCCGACAGCCGCGAGACCTCGGCGTTGCCGCCGATCGCGTACCAGCGACGACCGAGCGTGGTGTAGCGCAGGATGAACCACAGCACCGCCGAGATCGCGATGGCGATGAAGACCGGCAGGGGGATCTCGAGGAACCGTCCCTGGCCGAGGGCGTTGAACTCCGGAGGCAGGTTGAACAGCGTCGTGCCCTGGGTCACGAGGAAGGCGAGCCCGATGACGGAGGTCATCGTCGCCAGTGTCGCCACGAACGCCGAGAGGTTCAGGAACGCCACCAGCGCCCCGTTGATCATGCCGATGAGCAGGCCCACGAAGAGCGCGATCGCGATGGCCGGCATGACCGGCACACCCTGGAGCATGAGGGATGCCGCGACGGCGCCCGCGAGCGCCGAGGTCGCCGCGACCGAGAGGTCGAAGTCGCCGACGACCATGACGAGGGTCTGCGCTCCGGCGATGATCGCCAGGATCGACACCTGGTAGAGGATGTTGCGGACGTTGGTGAAGGTCAGGAAGACGTCGGGCCGCATGGCGAAGAAGAAGACGACCAGGAGCACGAGGGCGACGACGGTGCCGCCCTGCATGAGCCGGGTGCCGACGTTGCGGGCGTGACCGGCCACCATCACCGCGCCGGTGCGTTCCTTTTCCGTGGTGGTCATGTCAGACCGCCTTTCCGTAGCAGTAGGACAGGAGGATCTCGTCGTCGGCGCCCTCGGCGGGGACCTCGCACGAGACGCGACCTTCGTGGAGGATGAGGATGCGGTCGCTCATGCCGATGAGTTCCGGGAGCTCGGAGCTCACGGCGATGACAGCGGTGCCCTGCGCGGCGAGCTGGCGGATCAGCCGGTAGATCTCCGCCTTGGTCCCCACGTCGATACCGCGGGTGGGTTCGTCCATCAGGAGCACCCGGGGGTTCCGGGCGAGCATCTTGGCGAGCACGACCTTCTGCTGGTTGCCGCCCGAGAGCTCGCCGACGGGCTGGCGCGGGCTTCGTGCCTTGATGCGGAGGTCGGCCATACCGCGCTTGGCGATGTCGGAGACGCGGTTGCCGGCGACGTAGCCGGCGGAGCTGACGGTGCCGAGATTGGCGAGGGTGATGTTGTCCTGGATCGAGGCGCCGAGGATGACACCCTGGCTCCGGCGCTCTTCGGGGACGAGCGCGATGCCCGCCTCGAGAGCGCGCCCGACCCCGCCCCGCCGGGGCAGGGTCTTCTCGCCGACGGCGATCTCGCCGGCGGTGTGGCGCTGCGCGCCGGCCATGAGGCGCAGCAGCTCGCTGCGGCCCGAGCCGGCGAGCCCGCCGATCCCGAGCACCTCGCCGGCGTGGACGGTGAGGGAGACGTCCGACACCCGCCGGCCGCTGAGCCCCGTCACCGTCATGACGGGCGTCGCCGTCGTCGTCCCCCGGTCGGGGTAGAGGGCGTCGGGGGAACGCCCCACCATGAGGGAGATGACCTCGTCGATATGGGACTCGGCGACGGGCTTGGTGATGATCGTCTCGCCGTTGCGCATGATCGTCAGCCGGTCGCAGAGCTCGAAGACCTCTTCGAGGCGGTGGGAGACGTAGACGATCGACACCCCCTCGTCGCGCAGCGACCGCAGGACGGCGAACAGGTCGCGGATCTCGGTGTCGGTCAGCGACGCGGTCGGCTCGTCGAGGATCAGCACCCGCGCATCGGTGGCCAGGGCCCGGGCGAAGGCGACCATGGTCTGCTGCACGGGAGAGAGCTCGCCGGCGAGCCTGCCGAGCGGGATCTTCTGGTTGATGCGCTGGAGCTGCTCCTTCGCGCGGCGGCGCAGCTGCGCCCAGCGCACCACGCCGGCCATGCTCGGGGTCTCCTCCCCGAGCAGGATGTTCTCGGCGACGCTGATCGAGGGGACGATCGACAGCTCCTGGTACAGGGCGACGATGCCGGCTCGGTTCGCGGCGCGGACGCTGGCGAAGTGCACGTCCTCGTCGTTCAACCGGATCGACCCCGCATCGGGCTCGTGGATGCCGGTGATGATCTTGATGAGGGTCGATTTGCCGGCACCGTTCTCGCCGAGGAGGGCGTGGATCTCGCCGGGCCGCACCTCGAGCCGCGCGCCGCTGAGGGCGTGCACGCCCTCGAAGCGCTTCACGATCCCCTCCACCTGGAGGGTCGGCGTGGGGGTTCCCACTGTCTGCGGACGTTCTTCCACGGTCGTCATGCTCCTCAGCTCCCGTCGGGGATGTCGTTGCACCGGATGAGGACCTTCGGGTGACGTCCACTCAGGTGTTCTGCGAAGGCGGCGACGGCGTCGTCGAGGTCGTAGACCGCCCGAGTGAAATCGTCGAGCCGCAGGTGCGGCAGCAGCTGCACGGCGCGCGGGAAGGCGTAGGGAGAGACGAACACGCCGGTGAGGGTGAGCTCCTTGAGGTAGAGGAAGGACGAGAGGTTGAGGGGCAGCTCGTAGTCGGCCGGGTACATCGCGCCGTAGATCACCGTGGCCCCGTGGGCGGCGAGGTCGAGCAGGCCGGGAACCGCGCGGGTCGAGCCCGACGCGTCGATGACGACGTCGAAGCCTCGTCCGCCCGTGATCTCCTCGGCCCGGGCGCCCTGATCCTCGGCGAGAGGGTCGATGACGTGGTCGGCGCCGCCACGGAGGGCCATCTCTCGTCGCTCAGCGATCGGCTCGATCATCGTCAGCGATGTGGCACCGTGGAGCTTCAGCACCTGCAGGGCCAGCTGGCCGATCGGCCCGCCGCCGCAGACGACGACCCGATCGCCGACTCGCAGCCGGGTCTTGTCGGCGATGCGCACCGCCACCGACACCGGCTCGAGCAGCGCGCCCTGTCGGAGACTCACGTCGTCCGGCAGGCGGTAGACCTGTGACTCGTGCCAGGTGACCGTCTCGGCCATCCCGGGCCGGTTGTACTCCTGGATGAATTCGCAGAACTGCTGCCGGCCGTCGCGGCAGGGCAGACACGTGCCGCAGAAGCGGAGGAAGTTGCCCGCGACGCGGTCACCCACGCCGAGCCCTGTCCGGTGCGCCCGCTCGCCGAGCGCCTCGACGACGCCGGAGATCTCGTGGCCGAGTCCGATCGGCACCTCGGTGCCGAAGTAGCCCTCCGCCACGTGCGGGTCCGACCCGCAGATCCCGGCGTAGGCGACGCGGATCCGGACGTCCTCGGGGCCGAGCGGCTGGGCGGGGAAGTCGGCGAGACCGATGAGGCCGCGCTCGTCGGCATCCTCGGCGCGAAGGTTCCCCACGCGGGTGACGGCGACCGTCTTCATCACGATGCTCCCCGCCGTCAGGCCGCGTGCGCGCGGCGGATCGCCGAGACGGTGGCGGACAGTCCGTATCCGTGCTTGTCGCGCAGCTGCTCGTCCTCGCCGAAGCCCGCGTAGACCTGCGGGATGCCGAGCCGCTCGAAGGCGGTCAGGTGCAGGCGGCGATCGGCGATGACGTCGGCGATCCGGCTGGCGAGGCCGCCGTAGGCGAGATGGTCCTCGAGCACGACGAAGCGCCCGTCCGT of the Microbacterium invictum genome contains:
- a CDS encoding sugar ABC transporter substrate-binding protein yields the protein MRNRIRAFAVLTVAGALALAGCAGGSGSGGGGGDAGGGGDEPLRVVAFTSGNQTPIGAWWVKAVEEQADELGWELTMVQGDFDFQKMNPAVESAIGQGADLVYNGYTDVASIGSIVTAVKDAGIPMFAIDAGVEPTDAYALNITTDQQGIVDQTMGAISDAIGGLEGKNIMVIGHDPHAGIRTRAALAAEAVEAGGATLAGGEIQQVVSPATGRTEALALVADYLSANPDGLDAVWVGWDDAALGAVQAVTEAGADVAVTGVDATSEAIAAVKAGTMLATVEQPWPLINDAVLEAIAQWRSSGSAPSNFEEEATTLVTTENADDITPSDQLG
- a CDS encoding ABC transporter permease, whose protein sequence is MTTTEKERTGAVMVAGHARNVGTRLMQGGTVVALVLLVVFFFAMRPDVFLTFTNVRNILYQVSILAIIAGAQTLVMVVGDFDLSVAATSALAGAVAASLMLQGVPVMPAIAIALFVGLLIGMINGALVAFLNLSAFVATLATMTSVIGLAFLVTQGTTLFNLPPEFNALGQGRFLEIPLPVFIAIAISAVLWFILRYTTLGRRWYAIGGNAEVSRLSGVNVKRARFLAFSAAGLVAAIGGVLLAARLGSASAIQGEDNLMFSVAAVFLGMTIVRSGAANIVGTMVGVAIIGVMSNGLNILGVNAYVQQVVTGIIIIAAVTLSSFKNRER
- a CDS encoding sugar ABC transporter ATP-binding protein translates to MTTVEERPQTVGTPTPTLQVEGIVKRFEGVHALSGARLEVRPGEIHALLGENGAGKSTLIKIITGIHEPDAGSIRLNDEDVHFASVRAANRAGIVALYQELSIVPSISVAENILLGEETPSMAGVVRWAQLRRRAKEQLQRINQKIPLGRLAGELSPVQQTMVAFARALATDARVLILDEPTASLTDTEIRDLFAVLRSLRDEGVSIVYVSHRLEEVFELCDRLTIMRNGETIITKPVAESHIDEVISLMVGRSPDALYPDRGTTTATPVMTVTGLSGRRVSDVSLTVHAGEVLGIGGLAGSGRSELLRLMAGAQRHTAGEIAVGEKTLPRRGGVGRALEAGIALVPEERRSQGVILGASIQDNITLANLGTVSSAGYVAGNRVSDIAKRGMADLRIKARSPRQPVGELSGGNQQKVVLAKMLARNPRVLLMDEPTRGIDVGTKAEIYRLIRQLAAQGTAVIAVSSELPELIGMSDRILILHEGRVSCEVPAEGADDEILLSYCYGKAV
- a CDS encoding zinc-dependent alcohol dehydrogenase, producing the protein MKTVAVTRVGNLRAEDADERGLIGLADFPAQPLGPEDVRIRVAYAGICGSDPHVAEGYFGTEVPIGLGHEISGVVEALGERAHRTGLGVGDRVAGNFLRFCGTCLPCRDGRQQFCEFIQEYNRPGMAETVTWHESQVYRLPDDVSLRQGALLEPVSVAVRIADKTRLRVGDRVVVCGGGPIGQLALQVLKLHGATSLTMIEPIAERREMALRGGADHVIDPLAEDQGARAEEITGGRGFDVVIDASGSTRAVPGLLDLAAHGATVIYGAMYPADYELPLNLSSFLYLKELTLTGVFVSPYAFPRAVQLLPHLRLDDFTRAVYDLDDAVAAFAEHLSGRHPKVLIRCNDIPDGS